From Ciconia boyciana chromosome 29, ASM3463844v1, whole genome shotgun sequence, one genomic window encodes:
- the PRRT1 gene encoding proline-rich transmembrane protein 1, which yields MAAEKPGAPEGPHASPPPTGAPSPLPYAPPFALQLQPCTAYVPVHPVGPAFGAAPPGPGPGPLPGPVGVPVGGTLGGAVGTPMGVPGGVPVPGGLEGRRAPHDYLPIAVLTTLCCFWPTGVVAIVKAVQVRAAVARGDIVSAEIASREARNFSFISLAVGIAAIVLCTILTVVIIIAAQHHDNDWEP from the exons ATGGCGGCCGAGAAACCCG GAGCGCCGGAGGGGCCCCACGCCTCGCCCCC ccctacgggggcccccagccccctgccctaCGCGCCCCCCTTCgccctccagctccagccctgcaccgCCTACGTCCCCGTTCACCCCGTCGGGCCC GCCTTCGgggcggccccccccggccccggcccgggccccctgcccggccccgtgGGGGTGCCGGTggggggcaccctggggggggcggtggggacCCCCATGGGGGTCCCGGGAGGGGTCCCGGTCccaggggggctggaggggcgCCGGGCACCCCACGACTACCTGCCCATCGCCGTCCTCACCAccctctgctgcttctggccCACCGGCGTCGTCGCCATCGTCAAGGCCGTGCAg GTGCGGGCGGCGGTGGCGCGGGGGGACATCGTCTCGGCCGAGATCGCCTCGCGGGAGGCGCGAAACTTCTCCTTCATCAGCCTGGCCGTGGGCATCGCTGCCATCGTGCTCTGCACCATCCTCACCGTCGTCATCATCATCGCCGCCCAGCACCACGACAACGACTGGGAGCCGTAg
- the FKBPL gene encoding FK506-binding protein-like encodes MEGGDSANGEAALRGAANGAGAPVEEPANGQRAPGSLPNAEGGRPAPANEELGGAHAVGELSNGIAPLQGSRNEGRGSPGSANEKLDGWPAASGSANEDGGGLRGPASNDAGLKDATNEIAGCQGPANEAARLQGAANEKAAPTEEAEGVQRPTSEAAAPEAPANEDAAPQAPTNKDAVLHAPTNEDTAPEAASGRGAAPQAPANEDAAPNVPASEGAAPRSPAKEDAAPAAPANEGAALRAPSNKDAAPEAATSEDAAPRAATNERAGRLAGAQAASALPDPSNEEAAELPAPSNGDPWDWSCEEAWLRAPEEGLEGEEPGEGLEGGRGRRGGAGEGWEGPEGRSRGGEAGGGGRWRAVLARQERAGALRGAGAAGPAARVYAQALREAVAAGGAPPLPPALARPKAELHAGLALCQLRLGLPAAAAANAGKALALRPGHLEARFRRALAAAAMSDLEAAAADLALVLREEPGHAGARRELRRVRGAARERDARLARRLGRLFA; translated from the exons ATGGAGGGAGGCGATTCAGCCAATGGGGAGGCAGCGCTCCGAGGAGCAGCCAATGGGGCTGGAGCCCCTGTAGAGGAGCCGGCCAATGGGCAGCGAGCGCCCGGAAGTTTGCCCAatgcggagggagggaggccagCACCGGCCAATGAAGAGCTCGGGGGAGCCCACGCAGTGGGGGAGTTGTCCAATGGGATCGCACCGCTGCAGGGCTCGCGCAATGAGGGAAGGGGGAGCCCTGGGTCAGCCAATGAGAAGCTAGATGGGTGGCCAGCAGCCAGTGGCTCAGCCAATGAGGACGGCGGAGGCCTGCGGGGCCCAGCCAGTAACGACGCCGGGCTCAAAGACGCGACCAATGAGATTGCGGGATGCCAGGGCCCGGCCAATgaggcagccaggctgcagggcgCAGCCAATGAGAAAGCAGCACCGACTGAGGAGGCTGAAGGGGTGCAGCGCCCAACCAGTGAGGCTGCGGCGCCTGAAGCCCCAGCCAATGAGGATGCAGCACCACAAGCCCCAACCAATAAGGATGCAGTGCTGCATGCGCCAACCAACGAGGACACAGCACCTGAAGCTGCAAGCGGTCGGGGTGCAGCGCCACAAGCCCCAGCCAATGAGGATGCAGCGCCGAATGTCCCAGCCAGTGAGGGCGCCGCACCGCGATCCCCGGCCAAGGAGGACGCGGCGCCTGCAGCTCCAGCCAATGAGGGTGCAGCACTGCGAGCCCCATCCAATAAGGACGCAGCGCCTGAAGCCGCAACCAGTGAGGACGCAGCGCCACGCGCCGCAACCAATGAGAGGGCAGGACGCCTCGCTGGGGCCCAGGCTGCCTCCGCCCTCCCGGATCCCTCCAATGAGGAGGCGGCGGAGCTGCCGGCGCCGTCCAATGGGGATCCGTGGGACTGGTCGTGCGAGGAGGCGTGGCTGCGGGCGCCggaggaggggctggagggggaggagccgggggaggggctggagggtgGGAGGGGCCGGAGGGGAGGAGccggggaggggtgggaggggccGGAGGGGAGGAGccggggaggg gaggcgggcggcggcgggcggtggCGGGCGGTGCTGGCGCGGCAGGAGCGGGCGGGCGCgctgcggggcgcgggggcggcgggcccggcggcCCGGGTGTACGCGCAGGCCCTGCGggaggcggtggcggcggggggcgccccgccgctgccgcccgcgcTGGCGCGGCCCAAGGCGGAGCTGCACGCCGGGCTGGCGCTCTGCCAGCTGCGGCtggggctgccggcggcggcggccgccaaCGCGGGGAAGGCGCTGGCCCTGCGGCCGGGGCACCTGGAGGCGCGCTTTCGGCGGGCTTTGGCGGCGGCGGCCATGAGCGACCtggaggcggcggccgccgaCCTGGCGCTGGTGCTGCGGGAGGAGCCCGGGCacgccggggcgcggcgggagcTGCGCCGGGTGCGCGGGGCGGCCCGGGAGCGGGACGCGCGCCTGGCGCGGCGCCTGGGCCGGCTCTTCGCCtga
- the RNF5 gene encoding E3 ubiquitin-protein ligase RNF5, which yields MAADAGAPDGGPEGPNRGGGGGGAFACNLCLEPARDAVIGRCGHLYCWPCLHQWLLTRPRCAVCGAGISRDSVVPLYGRDSARRDPRLETPRPRGQRPEPESREAMPLPLPNNPPTSP from the exons ATGGCGGCGGACGCGGGGGCGCCTGACGGGGGCCCCGAGGGGCCAaaccgcggcggcggcggcggcggcgccttCGCCTGCAACCTCTGCCTGGAGCCCGCGCGCGACGCCGTGATTGGCCGCTGCGGGCACCTGTACTg ctggccctgcctgcaccag TGGCTGCTGACACGGCCCCGCTGCGCcgtctgtggggctgggatcAGCCGCGACAGCGTCGTGCCCCTCTACGGGCGGGACAGCGCCCGCCGGGACCCCCG gctgGAGACCCCCCGACCCCGGGGGCAGCGCCCAGAGCCCGAGAGCCGGGAG GCGAtgccgctccccctccccaacaatccccccacgtccccctga
- the AGPAT1 gene encoding 1-acyl-sn-glycerol-3-phosphate acyltransferase alpha, with protein sequence MEVTVGTAALALALLALPVLYERSGSFRFFCKMGFYNGWILLLALVAIPLCALRGRDVENMKIIRGLMQHVKHLYGIRMAVRGAQHFPPRQPYVVVSNHQSSLDLLGMMEVLPDRCVPIAKRELLYMGAVGVVCWLGGIIFIDRKRTHDAISVMAEAAHTMLSQDVRVWVFPEGTRNHSGSMLPFKRGAFHLAVQAQVPVVPIVISSYQHFYSKQERRFTAGQCVIQVLPPLPTRGLGPADVPALTERVRAAMLEAFEALSAELCPTAPPPAPQ encoded by the exons ATGGAGGTGACGGTGGGGACGGCGGCGCTGGCGCTGGCGCTGCTGGCGCTGCCGGTGCTGTACGAGCGGAGCGGGTCCTTCCGCTTCTTCTGCAAGATGGGCTTCTACAACGGGTGGATCCTGCTGCTGGCGCTGGTGGCCATCCCGCTCTGCGCCCTGCGCGGCCGCGACGTGGAGAACATGAA GATCATCCGGGGGCTGATGCAGCACGTGAAGCACCTCTACGGGATCCGGATGGCGGTGCGGGGCGCCCAGCACTtccccccccggcagccctACGTCGTGGTCAGCAACCACCAGagctccctcgacctgctgg GGATGATGGAGGTGCTGCCGGACCGCTGCGTGCCCATCGCCAAGCGGGAGCTGCTCTACATGGGGGCCGTGGGGGTGGTCTGCTGGCTCGGCGGCATCATCTTCATCGACCGCAAGCGGACGCACGACGCCATCAGCGTCATGGCCGAGGCCGCCCACACCATGCTCAGCCAGGAC GTCCGGGTGTGGGTCTTCCCCGAGGGGACGCGCAACCACAGCGGCTCCATGCTGCCCTTCAAGCGGGGCGCCTTCCACCTCGCTGTCCAGGCCCAG GTCCCCGTCGTCCCCATCGTTATCTCCTCCTACCAGCACTTCTACAGCAAACAGGAGCGGAGGTTCACGGCcg gGCAGTGCGTGATCCAGgtgctgccgccgctgcccaCCCGGGGGCTGGGCCCGGCCGACGTCCCGGCACTCACCGAGCGGGTCCGCGCCGCCATGCTGGAGGCCTTCGAGGCGCTCTCGGCCGAGCTGTGCCCCAcggcgccgccccccgccccccagtgA
- the ATF6B gene encoding LOW QUALITY PROTEIN: cyclic AMP-dependent transcription factor ATF-6 beta (The sequence of the model RefSeq protein was modified relative to this genomic sequence to represent the inferred CDS: deleted 1 base in 1 codon) — translation MAALAPELLVLSDAGRFRADNLLGAEDWDAALYGCLDDRLEPAHLFPSLDPDPMFDCAFDGGEAASPPDPPWDQEPPSLFPDLQVKSEPGSPASSHCSDSSGLSSASEPLAWAPSPPEPGVKTEPTPPLPCAPPDAAGKAPRAVKAEGPPSRRTPPIQPKPPGGAAGPGGAARAPADHPAAAAAWSRSPTACSHHRAGPRGAAGASGAAAAGAPVPVPPAGGPRTPRPPKPEAKTIVPAPAPAPPGPQEVDAKVLKRQQRMIKNRESACQSRRRRKEYVQGLEERLRQALADNDRLRRENGLLRRRLDALLGQSSELSPVPGPRKLACLAALLLFLAFNLGPLRRWQPPPAEPQPPPRGRRHLLGVAEGGLPGASLPRTWGPPPGPRQEPPAGPLQGTPDPVSPCTPQGPPDPPAPRNASLGAVTLRELDGLFRASDCRRFNRTESLRLADELSGWVRRHQIDRRKPGSPPAAPQPVSGIAPWKAPASSRLVPATPHPESQGPPGQLQLYRPDRAEPHFLAAIDRREDTFYVVSFRRDHLLLPAISHNKTSRPKMSLVMPAAALNESLSGRGGGLEAMMQVDCEVMDTRVIHVRRRRSPPPPTAAGRPPPLRPPPPPHPLPGGRWLAPPLGGRPPPPRAKHRPREPAPGPGIKPRPPG, via the exons ATGGCGGCGCTGGCGCcggagctgctggtgctgagcgACGCGGGGCGGTTCCGGGCCGACAACCTGCTGGGGGCCGAGGACTGGG aTGCCGCTCTCTACGGTTGCCTTGATGACAGGCTGGAGCCCGCCcacctctttccctccctggaCCCCGACCCCATG TTCGACTGTGCCTTCGATGGGGGCGAGGCCGCCAGCCCCCCTGACCCCCCGTGGGACCAGGAGCCCCCCAGCCTCTTCCCCG acCTGCAGGTGAAGTCAGAGCCGGGGTCCCCCGCCTCGTCCCACTGCTCCGACTCCTCCGGCCTCTCCTCCGCTTCCGAGCCCCTGGCCTGG gcccccagcccccccgagCCGGGGGTGAAGACAGAGCCGACCCCTCCGCTGCCCTGCGCCCCCCCGGACGCCG CAGGGAAGGCGCCGCGGGCCGTGAAGGCAGAGGGCCCCCCCAGCCGTCGGACCCCCCCCATCCAGCCCAAGCCCCCCGGGGGTGCTGCtgggcccggcggggccgcccgaGCCCCCGCAGACCATCCTGCTGCAGCCGCTGCCTGGAGCCGCTCCCCCACTGCCTGCAGCCATCACCG TGCCGGCCCCCGCGGTGCTGCTGGCGCCAgcggagctgctgctgccggggctCCTGTGCCTGTCCCCCCGGCCGGGggcccccgcaccccccggcccc ccaagCCCGAGGCCAAGACCATCGTCCcggcccccgctcccgcccctcccggcccccAGGAGGTCGAC GCGAAGGTGCTGAAGCGGCAGCAGCGCATGATCAAGAACCGGGAGTCGGCGTGCCAGTCGCGCCGCCGGCGCAAGGAATACGTGCAGGGGCTGGAAGAGCGGCTGCGCCAGGCCCTGGCCGACAACGACCGCCTGCGCCGCGAGAACGGGCTCCTGCGCCGCCGCCTCGACGCCCTCCTGGGCCAG AGCTCGGAGCTGAGCCCCGTCCCGGGCCCCCGCAAGCTGGCCTGCCTCGccgccctcctcctcttccttgccTTCAACCTGGGCCCCCTCCG CCGCTGGCAGCCGCCGCCCGccgagccccagccccccccgcggggccgccggcaCCTCCTGGGGGTGGCCGAGGGGGGGCTCCCCGGCGCCAGCCTGCCCCGGacgtggggaccccccccggggccgcgccAGGAGCCCCCGGCAGGACCCCTTCAG gGGACCCCTGACCCTGTGAGCCCCTGCACACCCCAAGGCCCCCCtgaccccccggcccccaggaATGCCTCGCTGGGCGCGGTGACGCTGCGGGAGCTGGACGGGCTGTTCCGGGCGTCCGACTGTCGCCGCTTCAACCGCACCGAGTCCCTGCG gcTGGCGGACGAGCTCAGCGGGTGGGTCCGGCGCCACCAGATCGACCGACGGAAACCGGGGTctcccccggccgccccgcagccAG TTTCAGGCATCGCCCCCTGGAAGGCACCAGCCTCCTCCCGCCTCGTCCCGgccaccccccaccccgagaG ccagggccccccggGGCAGCTCCAGCTCTACCGCCCCGACCGGGCTGAACCCCATTTCCTGGCCGCCATCGACCGCCGCGAGGACACCTTCTACGTCGTCTCTTTCCGGCGG gaccaCCTCCTGCTGCCGGCCATCAGCCACAACAAGACGTCGCGGCCGAAGATGTCCCTGGTGATGCCGGCGGCCGCCCTCAACG aGAGCCTgtcggggcgcggggggggcctGGAGGCCATGATGCAGGTGGACTGCGAGGTGATGGACACGCGCGTGATCCACGTCCGGCGCCGCcggtccccccccccgccaaccGCAGCcgggcgcccgccgcccctgcggcccccgccgcccccgcacCCTCTACCTGGGGGGCGGTGGCTAGCCCCGCCCCTCGGCGggaggcccccccccccccgggcaaAGCACCGTCCGCGGGAACCGGCCCCGGGGCCAGGGATcaagccccgccccccggggTAA